DNA sequence from the Ovis canadensis isolate MfBH-ARS-UI-01 breed Bighorn chromosome 2, ARS-UI_OviCan_v2, whole genome shotgun sequence genome:
GCTCCCGGGGAGCTGAAGGGGGCGGCGAGGGTTCTGTCCGCTCCAGGGCTGCTGCGCGGGGCAGACTATGCTGGGCCCGGTTCCAGGGCTCCCCTGCCCAGCCTTGCGGGGAGTTCACCACCACGGCCGGGGGGTTGTTGTTAAGGGGAGGTCCTGATCTAGGGGACCAGGGCTGGGAGGCCGAAGAACAGGTGCTGATGAAGTTGTCTGTGGCCACGGCCATGGCCAGCGGCAGCTGCGGGGCTGGTCTTGGGGGTTCCGGCTCAGGGCTGCTGCCCTCACACTCCATCTGCTCTTCGGCTGAGGGGCCCACAGCAGGAGGGCCAGGACCCGGCAGTGCTGTCTCCATCCGTCGGGGAAGCTCAGGGGATGACGGTagtgagcggcagcggcggacaGGTGTCCCAGGCTGGCCCAAGGTCTCCGGAGTGGTCACCAGGGGCAGCTGGGTGGAGGGCAGTAGCGATGGTGGTACAAGGGGTAGAGGGGCGACTGGCTTGCTGGGCGTGTCCAGGAGCTTGATCTTGCCACCTCTGAGGTCCTCCCGTAGTGAAAAGGGGTTGACTCGAGTCAGATTGTCCCCCCAGTTGGGGGGTGATTCTGGCGATGGGGGTAGGAAGAGGTCTGACCGGCTTCGGGAGAGCCGGGGGTCTGGCCTGGGGAGTGTGGCAGAGGGACCCCCTCTTGGAACAGATCCTGTAGACAGAGAAGTCTGTGGTCACTGTTCTCAGCACTCATCAGAGTTCCCTGAGGGCCTCATGAACTGACTGGGAGGCTGGTGGGACCAGAGCTAAGAAAAGAGTGCACCGGAAAGAGGGGGATATCCCCGCCAGCCTCCTGTATCTCCTTTTCCCTTGTTCCCCTCCCTCAGGCTCTAGAATTAGAAAACTATCTGCTTAGAGAGGGCCTCtcactgcacccccacccccagccttctCAATAAAACACTCAGTCTCCTCAGATGATTCCGAGTTCTAAGGAAGAGAGGAGCAAAAGGACTTCAGTCATGCTCACTTACCCTGACCGCGTGTCAGGGAGACCCGGGGGAGGGAGGCTGGCTCAGGCAGCTGCTCCAGGATCCACTCCAGGTGCTGGGTGATTTCAGTGAAGGGAGCGCGAGTGCGAGGTTCCATCTGATAGGGAGAGAGAGCAGCTTCACTCAGAGCTCCAAAAGCATGTCCCTGAGTGTTCCTCCCATCGCCTGGGCTGGCCGGGGGTGCAGGGCAGCGGGGAGAGTGGGGCTCTTACACTGCAGCAGTGGATGGCCAGGAGCAGGAAAGGCAATGGGCAGTCGCCCCCTACCAGGGCCCTGAAAGCAGGCACATCCAGCCCAAAGTCCTGTGGGGACAAAGATGAGACGCCTCCGAGTCAGCCTTCCTCCAGTTTTCCTGCTGCCCCCAGTTAGGGCCTTGACCTTCTGGGAACCCTCCATGGTTCTGAACTGCACAGTCTGGAGTGTGTCCTTTTAAACCTGGGCATATCACTCACCTCGGTCCGGGGTAGGTAGTCAGGGTCTGCAGGTACTCGTGCGATGAGCTCACAGAGGACAATCCCAAAGGCAAAGACATCAGCCTGGGGTAGGAAAGAACGTCTGCGGGATGCACTGACAGTTTCATGTCAGAATATGTCAGAATTCGGGGGAGTCTTGACAGTTGCCATGTGTTAGAGGGGGTAAGAGGGGTAAGGTCTTGGGTCTTCTGAGTATCTCTCAGAGCTGCTGAGGAACTTGGGATGGGGCCTTACAAGAGAATCTCCAGGGTCTCTGGAAGGCCTTGGGGACCTCAAGGGTTGATGTCTTACCTTCTCATCATACAGCTCGCCTCGCAATACCTCAGGAGCCATCCAGTATGGGGAACCCACCACAGCCAATGGCTCCTTCCTTGCCCCTTCCCTGCAGGGGCAGAGTGGTCAGGAATATCCCATCCAAACACCCTTCCCAAAAAAAAGGGGGTGAGGTCAGCCCactccccacccacaccccaaAGGAAATGTGCCTATGGGTTTTGCTTAGATAAGGGCCTTCTGGGAGGTTTAGGGGGATGGGGCATTCACCTCACCTATACACAGGAATCTTTTCAGCCAGCCCGAAGTCACCCACAACAGCTGTGAAGCCTCGGTCTTCCCGTCGGATCAGACAGTTCTGACATATACATATAGCATCCCCACATACCCATCACCTTCTGTTCTCTGATCTCCCACTATGCACCTCAAAGACCTGTCATTCCAGAATAAACCCATCTTCTCTGATCTCCCAGTTCTCCAATGTACCCCAATCTTGCAGCATCACCCATCTCTTGGTTTAAACAGAATGGTTCACAGTCCCTCAGAGCACTCCCCCTCATCCCAGTCCCCCATACTCCAGTGTCTTGCTACCCCAACATCCTAATGTTGCCTGTTATCCACTTTCCAGTATCCATGGGCTAGTTACAATCGAATGAATCTCAAATCCCCTTTCATGCCTCCACCCACCTGGCCCGCCTACCTTGGATGTGAGGTCTCGGTGGAATACCCCTTTGGCATGCAGGTACCGCAGGCCACGGGCGATGTCCAAAGCCAGGCGGAGCCTGACAGGCCAGGATAGGGGCTCGGGGGAGCTGAGCAGCTGTTCCAGGGTCCCCCCGTTCATATACTGGGacacgggaggagaaggggaacgaATATCAAAGTTTCAGTCTGCTCTCTAGGTCTCCCACTTTTAAGCCTGGGACACTCAGGAGAATCACATAGGTCAATAGGGTGAGTCTGTGCTCTAGCGCCCCCATTCATATCCTAAGGCTGTCTGGACCCATACATGTTcatctatttaaatttaaattattaagtttaaagaaaattaaacattcagTTCCTGTCACAATAGTCACATTTCCAGTGCTCCTCAGCAACTTGTGGCTAGTGGCTATGGTTTTGGACCGCACAGATACGGAACATTTTTATCACTGCAGAAAGATCTGTTGTTGGACAGCACCCTTCTAAAGAGTATCAAGGATGGGACCAGCTGACGCCTTTTATTTGTGGTTTGCCTAAAGGGACGTTCTGGGAAGCCTCCCCTGGGTCCTGCCGCCTCCCAATACTCCTCTGCAGATGCTTGGGGCCGCTGACTCCCTCTCCCCTTGGTGGTGAGGGGGTCCCCCCGCTTCTTGGCCCATCCTCACCTCTGTAAGAGCGTGCAGCTGCCCTTGGTGCACGCAGACCCCCATGAACCTGGAGGAGGATGGGAAAGATAGCAGGGTAGGCTAAGAGCCTCGGCCTCTCCACAGTTCCCACTTTTCCAGCGGGAtctttcccctccccccagcaaGCTTCCCAGCAAGCGGCTGGGGCCCGCTCACCTTAGGATGTTGGGGTGCCGAAGCCGGTTCATCAGCTGCACCTCTCGTAGCGTGTTTCCCCGGTTACTGGGGAGCCTGTTCATTTTCAGCACCATGACTTGCCCTGACTGTCGGTGCCGAACCTGCGGGAGGTAGCGGATGGCCAGTCCCGAGCAGGTTGGGAAGACTGCCAGGGTCCAGGCCCCTAGTTCCAGCCTCGCGTCTGAGGCTCGGTCCCGCCCCTCTGCCCTCTCTGCTGGTCCTACCTTGTAGACCTCAGAGAAGAAGCCGGCCCCGATCTTCTCGGCGCAGTGGAAATCGTCCACGCGTGCCAGGCTGGACACGGCGCTGCGGAGAGCCCGGTAGGAGGAGGGGCGGCCCCGGCCCGGGCCTCCTCCTGCGGCCCCCGGCCCCGGGGGCCCCTCCCCCGGCGCCTCTCCAGGCCCGGGCCCAGGGCCCCGTAGTGGGGGCCGTTCCCCGGCCATGGCCGGGCCCCCAGGCCGGGGCCTGCCTCACATGGCAGGGTCCCCCGGCCCCGGGCAGGCCGCGCTCGCCATGGGAGCGGGCCCAGACGGATCAGGGGCGCCCGGGTTCCCGCTCCCGCTCCCGCCCTAGAGAATAGAGGATTCGCCGAAGATCTTGGGCCCGCCCCCGCCTCACCGGCTCGCTGGGCCCGGGTGGACGCTGCTCCGCTCCGCTCTGCgcagggcctgggcctgggcctgggccggGCGGTGGAAGTGGCGCTCCCGGGCGCCTGCGGGCAGGCGGGCAGGCTCCCCGCAGGCggaggcgggcgggcgggcgggcgggcggcggccgCTCCGCTTCGCCGCTGGGGCTCAGGCTCCGCGGCCTGCCGGGGGCGGGGCTGAGCCGGGCCTCTGATTAACTCCTTCGAGCCTGGTCTCTGGGCAGCGGCCACGCCCCCTCAGGTGCGCACCCCGCAACCTGAAGCTAGTATGCCCTAGGCGAGTGGGTCTGGGGCGTCGGGGTCAAATGAGGTCAGGCCTGAGCTGAATAACTGAAAGGAATTAAGGGCTGATTGTGCGCACGCGCGGGTCAAACGTCTTTTAACTGCCCTGGGagtcctttctcctctccctccctcaggTCACTGGCGGTTGACTACTCGGCTCAGGGAGCCGCACGATTCCTGGGCTCAAAGGACCCGCAGGGCTGAAAAATGGATCCGTCAGGCCCAGCCACAATCAGAGGCAGCCCAGCAACCTACCTAACTTCCCAGCCTCCGCCCTGGCCCAGCCTTCCCATTTACCAGGTCTCGACCTTTACACCTTACACCTCCGGACTCCCTGACACTTTCTACCTTCTCAGGGGATGGTGATGCCCCGAGACTTGCAGCGAGCCCTCGGTCAGCCCATTCCAAGTGTGGCCCCGACTCCTCATCCATCCCGCCTCCCTCGTCAGATTCCAGAGCCTCCTCAAGTGACCACCCAGCCTGCACCTTCCTTCTACTATTTAGTCCGAATGCCCCTCTCGGTCAAAAGAGAAGACTTCACCTGTAGGGACGCCCCTCTAAGCTCAAGATCCCACCCCTTAGCAAAACCCCGCCCCTCAAGGAACTCTTTCCTTCGGAGACCTCTCTCAGTGACACCTCTCAGTATGACACTGCCaaccaacatcagttcagttcagttcagtcgctcagtcgtgtccgactgtttgcgaccccatgaattgcagcacgccaggcctccccgtccatcaccaacttccggagttcactcagactcacgtccatcgagtcagtgatgccatccagccatctcatcctctgtcgtccccttctcctcctgccccaatccctcccaaaatcagagtcttttccaatgagtcaactcttcgcatgaggtggccaaagcactggagtttcagctttagcatcattccttccaaagaaatcccagggctgatctccttcagaatggactggttggatctccttgcagtccaagggactctcaagagtcttctccaacaccacaattcaaaagcatcagttcttcagcgctcagccttcttcacagtccaactctcacatccatacatgaccactggaaaaaccatagccttgactagacggaccttagtctgcaaagtaatgtctctgcttttgaatatactatctaggttggtcataacttttcttccaaggagtaggcgtcttttaatttcgtggctgcagtcaccatcttcagtgattttagagccccccaaaataaagtctgaaactgtttccactgttagtGTGTACCAGAACCCCTCAGTGTGACAACCCTCCTTTGTGTGTTCCTTCTGCCCAGAGAGACCCCACCTCTCAGAGTGACTCCACCAGCCATTGTGACCCCGCCTCTCAACGTGACTCCTCCCCTCAGTGTGGCCCTTATCAGTGTGACCCCTCTAGACAGGTACCGCCCCCAGTACGTAGGAATCGGGTCTGCCGGTTCAGGCGGCAGGAAGTTCTGCCACCGGCCTCTAGAGCGGCGCGAGGTCTCGAGTGCGCACGCACCGTTCCAGGACCCGGTGCGCTCGCCGTACCCAACGCTTCTCTTCTCAGCTGGCTCCTCCCCACTGTCATCGGCGGTATAACCAATCATCGCCGGGGTTGGGTGACGTCACACGTTCCCGGTGACAGGTCTGGGAAGAGTGGTGATGGGCGTCGGTGAGCCGCTTGCCACCTAGCGGCGGAGTGGAGTCCGGTAGGAGCGGAGGCTGCCGGCCTGGGGCGAAACAGTCTGCGACAGAGCTTGAGGGAGCAAGTCTGAATTCTTTTCAGAAACTCTAAagtactatttttatttctgtggtaagctaaaaagaaaattaattaattgcaCAGTCGGCATCCGTGTGGGTGACTACCTTCTAACAGAGTCTTATCCCATGTTTATGGAGTGAGAGCCTCGTACTACTTAGTTGTTAAGAGCCAATGAGAAAAGAATAAAGCAGCCTTAAATTATAAACGGTGCAGGAGGATCGAAAGAAGGTCAGATGCTGTCTCGGTACAAGGGAAGTTTTCGCACAAAGTGGGAGAAAGAGCCAGAGTGATTCACAGCCCTTCCACTGCCAGTATAGACAGGCCATATGCATCATATTCATTCCTCCAGAGGCAATTTTGTCTCAGCAAAACAAGCTCATTTGTCACGTTAAATGTTAACATCTAACCTATTTCATTTGTAAGTTTGCTTTCTGTAGTTAAgatctgtgaaaagtgaaagtgtgtcactcagtcgtgtcccactctttgcaatcccatgactgtagcctgccccgcaggctcctctgtccatggaattctccaggcaagaatactggagcggattgccattccctccttaaggggattttcccaacccagggatggaaccccggtCTCAGCATTACAAGCaacttctttaccgtctgagccaccagggaagcccaataaacacTAGGAATTTATGCTTCCTTTTGTTTaaacaatataatattttaatctaCTCGCGTCTGACCCTTTACCCAAGTCTGAGAATATGCGTAGTTGGTAATAGTAATTCCAATCAGAGGAGCCAGGTTGCCCATTTAGACAGATTATTGTGGTGGTTGTATGGAGGCAGGAAGACTGATTAACAAGGAGGAGCTGATGATGCTTCATTGAGGAGAGGATGAGGGACTGAACTAGGATGGGGATAATAGAAAAGGGGAGGAAGAAACCTTCAGCTAGAATGGGAAAACTTGCTGACAGACTAGTATCCAAAGTCAGTCAGTCCTGGGGAGGGAAAGAGCATCATCCAGgataattttaaagtttcttgCTTAGATGACTATCAACTGAGATAAAGAATACAGGAGGAGGACAGGTTGGGGGGCGGTAGGTAATTGTCATAAACAAAGGGGTCATGTGatggaaaagaaaactatgaaTGGGGATGCCATTATCCCAGTAGGGAGGGAGATGTAGGCTGATAATGGACTGCTAGGGAACACCAATAGTAATAAAGTGTAGGTGGACGAAGAGAAGTCTgtgaaggaaacagaagaaacatgCTGAAATATAGGAAGATAATTCTTTTGAGGGTGCATAAAATTCTTTATTTAGAATAAAGTATAAGTGTTTATAATGTAATTTCAAAttcaagtgaaactgaaagttgccttgcgaccccatggactttagcctgccaggatcctctgcccagagaattcttcaggccagaatactggagtgggtagctgttccttttctccaggggatcttcccaacctaggaatcgaacccaggtctcccatactgcaggcgaattctttaccatctgagccaccttcagTTTCAAACTTCTGTATAAAAGGGTCAGGACCTTTACCTATTTTAAGAAGTACACATAGGgtatacacaaacacattttgccttttttatttaattaaagtcATAATAAAGCTGTTTAGAATAGAGCTGACATATATTTACATTATAATGTGAAACTCTAGTCTGTGACTGAACTAGCACTATATCTGTGTATTCATCTAAATATCTGAATACTTTTCGCTGCCAATGATATAACAAATAGTGGCAAGTGGAATCCAAGGAATGGAGAGTTTAGGAAAAGTGGAATAATGAACAGTATTAAATAGTGCAGAGAGGTGTGCTAAGATGAGCTTGAAATGTTCCTTGAATTGGGCTGCTAGAAGATccttttgttgtcatttttcaaactttttaaggTGGAAAattcaaatgtgaaaaaaaagaaggaatagaaCAATGAACCCTTATTTACCTTGGGTAAGACCATTTTGTTGGCGAAACATTGTTCAAAATCACTTACCCATGCCTCAGTTATACTGTTGCCATAAATGACTGGGTAGAAGTGAAAATATCTGCTTTTTTGTATCTTCTATGCCAGTGATTCTCCAGTAATCAGTTCATGGACAATCTTGTTTTATCTATACTACTGCTTTTCTCCCCCACCTAGTTATTTGGTGCATATTTCTGACATTGTCttttaatcaataaatatttcagtgtgttACCTCTAAAAGATAAGGattcttctttaaaacaaaatcacagtaCTAtgtcatacttaaaaaaaaattacttaatacCATCAAGTATCTAGCTTTTCATATTTTCCTCATTGaattaatttagttttttaaaaataattaaaaaaatatttatttatttggctgtgccaggtcttggttgtggcactcaggatcttcagtcttcattgagGTGTGCCgtgtctttagttgcagcatgtggaatctagttccttgattaggaatcaaacttgggccccctgcattgggagtgcagagtcttagccactggaccaccagggaagttccccaaatTGTTAATTTGAATCAAAATCTAAATAAGGTC
Encoded proteins:
- the TESK1 gene encoding dual specificity testis-specific protein kinase 1; protein product: MAGERPPLRGPGPGPGEAPGEGPPGPGAAGGGPGRGRPSSYRALRSAVSSLARVDDFHCAEKIGAGFFSEVYKVRHRQSGQVMVLKMNRLPSNRGNTLREVQLMNRLRHPNILRFMGVCVHQGQLHALTEYMNGGTLEQLLSSPEPLSWPVRLRLALDIARGLRYLHAKGVFHRDLTSKNCLIRREDRGFTAVVGDFGLAEKIPVYREGARKEPLAVVGSPYWMAPEVLRGELYDEKADVFAFGIVLCELIARVPADPDYLPRTEDFGLDVPAFRALVGGDCPLPFLLLAIHCCSMEPRTRAPFTEITQHLEWILEQLPEPASLPRVSLTRGQGSVPRGGPSATLPRPDPRLSRSRSDLFLPPSPESPPNWGDNLTRVNPFSLREDLRGGKIKLLDTPSKPVAPLPLVPPSLLPSTQLPLVTTPETLGQPGTPVRRCRSLPSSPELPRRMETALPGPGPPAVGPSAEEQMECEGSSPEPEPPRPAPQLPLAMAVATDNFISTCSSASQPWSPRSGPPLNNNPPAVVVNSPQGWAGEPWNRAQHSLPRAAALERTEPSPPPSAPREPEEGLPCPGCCLGPFSFGFLSMCPRPAPAVARYRNLNCEAGSLLCHRGHHAKPPTPSLQLPGARS